In Arsenicicoccus sp. oral taxon 190, the following are encoded in one genomic region:
- a CDS encoding catalase, producing the protein MPNRLPDKPSLEEPTTPQPPLPPADDTRAPQVRTATGYDTGAAPDARAQQGEYLTTAQGVRLPDSDHSLKAGDRGPTLLQDHHLREKITHFDHERIPERVVHARGTGAHGVFKAYGSAEKVSRAAFLKKDVETPVFVRFSTVLGSRGSADTPRDTRGFAVKFYTEEGNFDLVGNNIPVFFIQDGIKFPDVVHAAKPEPDREIPQAASAHDTFWDFVSLHTEAQHHTLWNMSDRALPLSLRTMEGFGVHTFRLVDEDGKTVLIKWHWKPVAGVHSTLWEEAQLIMGGDPDFQRRDLADAIEAGHYPQWELGIQVMPDTEDQTFEGIDLLDPTKLVPEELAPVQPVGIMTLDANPTNFFAEVEQVMFNPGHLVPGIDVVNDALLQARLFSYVDTQITRLGGPNFSQLPINRPHVDVNDNLRDGFHQHAVPTGVAPYRPNSLGGGCPFHAGADVGGFVEVPAAVAASQKVRAIPRSFDDHYSQARMFFRSLSPVEQDHTVSAYSFELGKCTSSVVRERQLQCLANIDADLCAGVAAALGMPAPKPTVEVADAAPSAALSQVGKEFPVDGRKLGIVCDADSDLAAVTAMVGAATKAKLVPFVVGPHGGTLQGKGGEVEVDKTFATARSVEFDAVVLAGPIAPAADAAPTLDARNGDPDASAKPTDPRIALLLGEAFRHCKAIGAVSAEALGDLPQDAPGVVVADAKAMVGELTPLLAKHRVWDRFPTRAR; encoded by the coding sequence ATGCCGAACCGCCTGCCCGACAAGCCCTCGCTCGAGGAGCCCACCACCCCCCAGCCGCCGCTGCCGCCGGCTGACGACACCCGCGCCCCGCAGGTGCGGACCGCGACCGGCTACGACACCGGCGCGGCCCCGGATGCCCGCGCCCAGCAGGGCGAGTACCTCACCACCGCCCAGGGGGTGCGCCTGCCCGACAGCGACCACTCGCTGAAGGCCGGTGACCGGGGCCCGACGCTGCTGCAGGACCACCACCTGCGGGAGAAGATCACCCACTTCGACCACGAGCGCATCCCCGAGCGGGTGGTCCACGCCCGCGGCACCGGTGCCCACGGCGTGTTCAAGGCCTACGGCTCGGCCGAGAAGGTCAGCCGTGCCGCCTTCCTCAAGAAGGACGTCGAGACGCCCGTCTTCGTGCGCTTCTCCACGGTGCTGGGCTCGCGCGGCTCGGCGGACACCCCACGCGACACCCGCGGCTTCGCCGTGAAGTTCTACACCGAGGAGGGCAACTTCGACCTCGTCGGCAACAACATCCCCGTCTTCTTCATCCAGGACGGCATCAAGTTCCCGGACGTGGTGCACGCCGCCAAGCCGGAGCCGGACCGCGAGATCCCGCAGGCCGCGAGCGCGCACGACACCTTCTGGGACTTCGTGTCGCTGCACACCGAGGCCCAGCACCACACGCTGTGGAACATGTCCGACCGGGCGCTGCCGCTGTCGCTGCGCACGATGGAGGGCTTCGGCGTCCACACCTTCCGGCTCGTCGACGAGGACGGCAAGACCGTCCTGATCAAGTGGCACTGGAAGCCGGTCGCCGGCGTCCACTCCACGCTGTGGGAGGAGGCGCAGCTCATCATGGGCGGCGACCCCGACTTCCAGCGCCGCGACCTGGCCGACGCCATCGAGGCCGGCCACTACCCGCAGTGGGAGCTCGGGATCCAGGTCATGCCCGACACCGAGGACCAGACCTTCGAGGGCATCGACCTGCTCGACCCCACCAAGCTGGTCCCGGAGGAGCTGGCGCCGGTCCAGCCGGTCGGCATCATGACGCTGGACGCCAACCCGACCAACTTCTTCGCCGAGGTGGAGCAGGTCATGTTCAACCCCGGCCACCTGGTGCCGGGCATCGACGTGGTCAACGACGCGCTGCTGCAGGCGCGGCTGTTCTCCTACGTCGACACCCAGATCACCCGGCTGGGCGGCCCCAACTTCTCCCAGCTGCCGATCAACCGGCCGCACGTGGACGTCAACGACAACCTGCGTGACGGCTTCCACCAGCACGCGGTCCCGACCGGGGTGGCGCCGTACCGCCCCAACTCCCTCGGCGGCGGCTGCCCCTTCCACGCGGGCGCCGACGTGGGCGGCTTCGTGGAGGTCCCGGCCGCGGTGGCGGCGTCGCAGAAGGTCCGGGCGATCCCGCGCTCCTTCGACGACCACTACTCCCAGGCCCGGATGTTCTTCCGCTCGCTGTCGCCGGTGGAGCAGGACCACACCGTCTCGGCCTACTCCTTCGAGCTCGGCAAGTGCACCTCGTCGGTGGTGCGCGAGCGGCAGCTGCAGTGCCTGGCCAACATCGACGCCGACCTGTGCGCCGGCGTCGCTGCGGCGCTGGGCATGCCGGCGCCGAAGCCGACCGTGGAGGTGGCCGACGCGGCCCCCAGCGCGGCGCTGTCGCAGGTGGGCAAGGAGTTCCCCGTCGACGGGCGCAAGCTCGGCATCGTCTGCGACGCCGACAGCGACCTGGCTGCCGTGACGGCGATGGTCGGCGCGGCCACCAAGGCCAAGCTGGTGCCCTTCGTGGTGGGGCCGCACGGCGGCACGCTGCAGGGCAAGGGCGGGGAGGTCGAGGTCGACAAGACCTTCGCGACCGCCCGGTCGGTGGAGTTCGACGCCGTCGTCCTGGCCGGGCCGATCGCGCCCGCCGCGGACGCCGCGCCGACCTTGGACGCCCGCAACGGCGACCCGGACGCGTCGGCCAAGCCCACTGACCCGCGCATCGCCCTGCTGCTCGGCGAGGCCTTCCGGCACTGCAAGGCCATCGGCGCGGTGAGCGCCGAGGCCCTCGGTGACCTGCCCCAGGACGCCCCCGGCGTGGTCGTCGCCGACGCCAAGGCCATGGTCGGCGAGCTCACCCCGCTGCTGGCCAAGCACCGGGTGTGGGACCGCTTCCCGACCCGCGCCCGCTGA